In the Paramormyrops kingsleyae isolate MSU_618 chromosome 6, PKINGS_0.4, whole genome shotgun sequence genome, one interval contains:
- the tshz2 gene encoding teashirt homolog 2, with product MPRRKQQAPRRAAVYVPDDDVGVQDAIADDDAENAMTTEEEGPDKANLKESEEKEVDNKSSYSYQNSPLSILSNQEAELESRLSDASDRLSDFKSTSTPESQSQRDPESKGSKLKDEMHNSLEKMRAAYANFLSDSYWTGIGMDLKMANNASKGSCDSTNGSTKSEFDWHQDALSKTLQQTLSPKPASKPNLFSSVHLYRQSNKACGAVFTGASRFRCKDCSAAYDTLVELTVHMNKSGHYQDDNHTRQGSTSTSSSKMRKRNLQDMEGKEDAQKVLKCMFCGHSFDSLQDLSVHMIKTKHYQKVPLKEPIPVITPKLIPPSKKRAYEITRPCSPDSTTGVANYNDAQRSSSLHAPHSNRYGYQNGASYTWQFETCKSQILKCMECGSSHDTLQQLTTHMMVTGHFIKVTSSASKKGKQLALDPLAVEKMQVFAEPTNDLPSGTEGDKGSPKSMATGNTEKDMRKEGLGEKTASTKVEESEVKDHKLDGEDQKQEDKPFKYPYLREEDLEQMSGGGGDILKSLANTVASAINKAQTGTPSWSAYPSIHAAYQLSGVTKSVPLSVSPPIQLKQTFNSKLRPIAPKGKFYQTGAGAECFPGQHQSMDIKKELGSSCNSKESKKFDEAENDDSDGQEDSSSSSKPDADYAKEGNEVIKGKLSPDFSDKGKISPSPPASNGCINPSALVNDSPEILGINPLSALQSVLNNHLGKANKPSNSRPEATLTNRSHSTFTKMNRGLEKPALALIPPRDGRVNNFLFESNDQPIDLTKYKQHKLNPARLQSSTPVPQKHALSDIADMVKVLPKATTPKPAMPSKMPPIKLESDVRRFEDVSAEVYSVHKRKGRQSNWNPQHLLILQAQFASSLFQTSEGKFLLSDLGPQERMHISKFTGLSMTTISHWLANVKYQLRKTGGTKFLKNMDTGHPIFYCNDCASQFRTPSAFIAHLESHLGFQIKDMSRLPLEHQTKAEPELSKALGAGTTEAPSPEEDIDSKFKCKLCSRTFASNHAVKLHLSKTHSKSPENHSQYVEMDKE from the coding sequence TGTACGTGCCAGATGACGATGTTGGTGTCCAGGATGCCATCGCAGATGATGACGCAGAGAATGCCATGACAACTGAGGAAGAAGGCCCTGACAAGGCCAATCTTAAGGAGTCAGAGGAGAAGGAGGTCGACAATAAAAGCAGCTACAGCTACCAGAACTCTCCTCTTAGCATCCTCTCCAATCAGGAAGCCGAATTAGAGTCCCGCCTCAGTGATGCCAGCGACAGACTGTCTGACTTCAAGAGCACCTCAACACCAGAGAGCCAGAGCCAGAGGGACCCAGAGAGTAAGGGCTCCAAGCTAAAAGATGAGATGCACAACAGCCTGGAGAAAATGAGAGCTGCGTATGCCAACTTCCTCTCGGATTCCTACTGGACGGGAATTGGCATGGATTTGAAGATGGCCAACAATGCAAGCAAAGGAAGCTGCGATAGCACCAATGGGAGCACGAAAAGTGAGTTTGACTGGCACCAGGACGCACTCTCCAAAACCCTCCAACAGACTCTTTCTCCCAAGCCTGCCTCCAAGCCAAACCTCTTCAGCTCCGTCCACCTTTACAGGCAGAGCAACAAGGCATGTGGAGCCGTCTTCACGGGGGCCAGCCGCTTTCGCTGCAAGGACTGCAGTGCAGCTTACGACACGCTGGTGGAGCTGACGGTGCACATGAACAAAAGTGGCCATTACCAAGATGACAACCATACCAGACAAGGTAGCACCTCCACGTCTTCCTCCAAGATGCGAAAAAGGAACCTGCAGGACATGGAGGGGAAGGAAGATGCACAGAAAGTCCTTAAATGCATGTTCTGTGGCCACTCCTTTGACTCCCTGCAAGATTTAAGTGTCCATATGATTAAAACTAAACATTACCAAAAAGTGCCTTTGAAAGAACCCATTCCCGTTATTACACCCAAACTAATTCCACCGAGTAAAAAACGGGCGTATGAAATCACAAGACCCTGTTCTCCAGACTCGACCACAGGGGTAGCCAACTACAATGATGCACAAAGGTCCTCCAGCCTCCATGCTCCCCACAGCAATCGTTATGGGTATCAGAATGGTGCGAGCTACACGTGGCAGTTCGAGACATGCAAGTCTCAGATCTTAAAGTGCATGGAGTGCGGAAGCTCACACGACACTCTCCAGCAGCTCACAACTCACATGATGGTCACAGGGCACTTCATCAAGGTTACGAGTTCTGCTTCTAAAAAGGGGAAGCAGCTAGCTTTGGACCCCCTAGCCGTTGAGAAGATGCAAGTGTTCGCAGAGCCCACAAATGACTTGCCCTCCGGCACAGAAGGTGACAAAGGGTCTCCAAAGAGTATGGCCACTGGCAACACTGAGAAGGACATGAGGAAGGAGGGGTTGGGGGAGAAAACTGCAAGCACCAAAGTAGAAGAGAGTGAAGTCAAAGATCACAAACTGGATGGTGAAGACCAAAAGCAAGAAGATAAACCATTCAAGTATCCATACTTGCGTGAAGAGGACCTTGAGCAGATgtctggaggaggaggagacattCTGAAGTCGCTGGCTAATACAGTAGCGTCTGCCATTAACAAGGCGCAGACTGGAACACCCAGTTGGAGTGCCTATCCTAGCATCCACGCTGCATATCAGCTCTCTGGAGTAACTAAGAGTGTTCCTCTTTCAGTGTCACCACCCATTCAGCTAAAACAGACCTTTAACAGCAAACTGAGGCCCATAGCTCCGAAAGGGAAGTTTTATCAGACTGGTGCAGGGGCTGAGTGTTTTCCAGGCCAGCATCAGAGCATGGACATCAAAAAAGAACTGGGCAGCAGCTGCAACAGCAAAGAAAGCAAGAAGTTTGATGAGGCTGAGAATGATGACAGCGATGGCCAAGAagattcctcctcctcttcaaaGCCAGATGCAGACTATGCGAAAGAAGGGAACGAGGTGATCAAAGGGAAATTGAGCCCGGATTTCTCCGACAAAGGGAAGATATCACCAAGCCCTCCTGCCAGCAATGGATGCATTAATCCCTCAGCGCTTGTCAATGACTCCCCTGAGATTCTCGGCATAAACCCACTAAGTGCACTGCAGTCTGTTCTGAACAATCACTTGGGTAAGGCTAATAAGCCTTCAAACTCTAGACCAGAGGCCACACTCACAAATCGCAGCCACTCCACATTCACCAAAATGAACCGAGGTCTGGAGAAGCCTGCCTTGGCTCTTATTCCACCCAGAGATGGCAGGGTCAACAACTTCCTTTTCGAGAGCAACGACCAACCAATCGACTTAACGAAATATAAGCAACACAAACTGAATCCTGCTCGTCTGCAGAGCTCGACGCCAGTGCCACAGAAGCATGCTCTCTCTGATATTGCGGACATGGTCAAGGTTCTTCCAAAAGCCACAACCCCAAAACCAGCCATGCCTTCAAAGATGCCTCCCATAAAGCTCGAATCGGACGTGCGCCGTTTTGAAGATGTGTCTGCGGAGGTGTACTCGGTCCATAAGCGGAAAGGACGGCAGTCCAACTGGAATCCACAGCATCTCCTTATCCTGCAAGCTCAGTTTGCCTCTAGCCTCTTCCAGACATCGGAGGGCAAATTCTTGCTTTCGGATCTTGGCCCTCAGGAACGCATGCATATTTCTAAGTTCACCGGACTTTCCATGACCACCATCAGCCACTGGCTGGCCAATGTGAAATACCAGctgagaaaaacaggggggacCAAATTTTTGAAGAACATGGACACCGGCCATCCGATCTTCTACTGCAATGACTGTGCATCTCAATTCAGGACACCCTCTGCTTTTATCGCCCACCTGGAATCTCACCTAGGTTTCCAGATTAAAGACATGAGCAGACTGCCACTGGAGCACCAGACAAAAGCAGAGCCAGAACTTTCAAAGGCTTTGGGAGCCGGAACAACGGAGGCCCCGTCTCCAGAGGAAGACATAGACTCTAAGTTCAAATGTAAACTCTGCAGTCGGACATTCGCTAGCAACCACGCTGTTAAACTCCACCTAAGTAAAACTCACAGCAAGTCACCCGAGAACCATTCACAATATGTTGAAATGGACAAGGAATAA